Proteins found in one Verrucomicrobiia bacterium genomic segment:
- a CDS encoding VTT domain-containing protein, with translation MEFLTDAITEFLKSSSAVIAYVALFGIVFAESGVLIGFFLPGDSLLITLGFLASQELFNLPLLLITMTIAAITGDSVGYAFGRRVGPNLFNKPDSKFFKKSNLQRAHNFYTKYGARTIVLARFVPFARTFAPILAGMSNMRYRTFLTYNIVGGVGWVFSVTLLGYFLGKVIPNLDHYILYIIGAILVLSAIPAVLEYRSHKKHQAKEASEKD, from the coding sequence ATGGAATTCCTCACCGATGCGATTACTGAATTTCTGAAGAGCTCGAGCGCCGTCATTGCGTATGTTGCCCTTTTTGGGATTGTGTTTGCCGAGTCTGGTGTGCTGATTGGTTTTTTCCTTCCCGGTGACAGCCTGCTCATTACCTTAGGGTTTTTGGCATCGCAGGAACTCTTCAACCTCCCCTTGCTCCTCATTACGATGACCATCGCCGCCATTACCGGCGATTCAGTCGGTTACGCCTTTGGCCGCCGCGTCGGGCCAAACCTCTTCAATAAGCCAGACTCCAAGTTCTTTAAGAAAAGTAACTTGCAACGGGCTCACAACTTTTACACCAAGTACGGCGCACGCACTATTGTCCTCGCCCGCTTCGTTCCCTTTGCCCGTACCTTTGCGCCAATCCTGGCTGGGATGAGCAACATGCGCTACCGCACCTTCCTCACCTACAACATCGTAGGAGGTGTGGGCTGGGTATTCAGCGTGACGCTCCTTGGGTATTTCTTGGGCAAAGTTATTCCAAACCTAGACCACTACATTCTGTACATCATTGGCGCCATCCTAGTGCTCTCTGCGATCCCCGCCGTTCTGGAATACCGCAGTCACAAAAAACACCAGGCTAAGGAAGCGTCCGAGAAGGACTAG
- a CDS encoding tRNA-dihydrouridine synthase yields the protein METGFWQSLPRPIFGLSPMDGVTDAAYRFVVAKYGKPHIIMTEFTAAEGIRAGAERLLVDFLYDPIERPIAAQLFGSDPDAFRIASAVSAALGFDGIDINMGCPAKNIADRGAGASLILDPPRAKAIIRSTREGIRQWAEGASLLEIGVPENIAQAVEVRRASLGLSSGDRRILPVSVKTRVGVTDIVIEEWVRHLLEEEPAAITIHGRTLKQLYTGLADWDAIARAAAIIHTTDTLALGNGDVQSLEDAEERVKQYGVDGILVGRATYGNPWLFTGYEASFEEKMAVALEHAHYLDKVMEGKAFIRMRKHLMDYTKGFEGARELRQRLMKITTLTEVEEILLH from the coding sequence ATGGAAACTGGTTTTTGGCAATCATTGCCCCGTCCCATCTTTGGCCTCTCCCCCATGGACGGCGTCACCGACGCCGCCTACCGTTTTGTCGTGGCCAAGTATGGGAAGCCACACATTATTATGACGGAGTTTACCGCAGCCGAAGGCATTAGGGCAGGTGCCGAACGGCTGCTAGTAGATTTCCTCTACGACCCTATTGAGCGCCCTATCGCCGCCCAGCTTTTTGGCAGTGACCCGGATGCTTTTCGTATTGCGAGCGCCGTTTCTGCCGCTCTGGGCTTTGATGGTATCGATATTAATATGGGATGCCCTGCCAAGAACATTGCAGACCGCGGGGCTGGTGCTTCTCTTATCCTTGATCCTCCGCGCGCTAAGGCCATTATCCGCTCCACTCGCGAAGGAATTCGCCAATGGGCCGAGGGAGCATCCTTATTGGAAATTGGGGTGCCAGAGAACATTGCCCAGGCAGTTGAGGTACGCCGGGCATCACTCGGGCTTTCCTCTGGTGACCGCCGCATCCTGCCTGTTTCAGTCAAAACACGGGTAGGCGTTACCGACATCGTCATTGAAGAGTGGGTACGCCATCTCCTGGAAGAGGAGCCTGCCGCGATTACTATTCACGGCCGTACGCTCAAGCAACTCTACACCGGCCTTGCCGACTGGGATGCCATTGCGCGTGCCGCCGCGATTATCCATACAACTGATACGCTCGCACTGGGAAATGGTGATGTCCAATCGCTTGAGGATGCTGAGGAGCGCGTTAAGCAGTACGGAGTAGATGGCATCCTGGTTGGCCGTGCCACGTACGGCAACCCTTGGCTCTTCACCGGCTACGAGGCTTCCTTTGAAGAAAAAATGGCAGTTGCCCTGGAGCATGCCCATTACCTGGACAAAGTAATGGAGGGCAAGGCCTTCATTCGCATGCGCAAGCATCTTATGGATTACACCAAAGGGTTTGAGGGCGCGCGCGAACTACGCCAGCGACTCATGAAAATAACCACCCTCACTGAAGTAGAAGAAATACTGCTACACTAA
- a CDS encoding DUF5665 domain-containing protein: MADEPTKTPVAAPEPSNATVDRLVRAVNMAYSSPGRLMWRGFLYGLMTALGATIGTALFFTILIWFFQRLGGIELLRPGIESIQEIIIPEELRTSTSKDSASVEEFLKKYDATNTR, encoded by the coding sequence ATGGCTGACGAACCAACCAAGACCCCTGTTGCCGCTCCAGAACCATCCAACGCTACCGTAGACCGCCTCGTGCGGGCCGTGAATATGGCCTACAGCAGTCCGGGACGGCTCATGTGGCGCGGATTTTTATATGGGCTCATGACGGCTTTGGGAGCCACTATAGGAACAGCACTCTTTTTTACCATTCTTATCTGGTTCTTTCAACGCTTAGGGGGTATCGAGCTATTGAGGCCAGGTATTGAGAGCATCCAAGAAATCATTATTCCTGAGGAATTGCGCACATCTACTTCAAAAGACTCAGCCTCCGTTGAGGAGTTCCTGAAAAAGTACGACGCAACCAATACCCGATGA